In Hippoglossus hippoglossus isolate fHipHip1 chromosome 19, fHipHip1.pri, whole genome shotgun sequence, the DNA window GGGACGGGCTCCGGAGCGTGGAGCCAGAGCCGGTGCTCTTGGATGTGGATTCGGTCTTCATCATGGTCGGGTCAGGCGGCGCAGCGGATGCTCACGGACGGCATGTCTCCGGTCTCGAGCCCCCGGCGGTGAAATCTGTGTGGAGCCAGACGAGCCCggcagatggagagaaacaaaaacaacagatcgcattagaggaggaggaggaggaggccctGTCTGCATCCGCTGCGACTCACGTCCCGACGCTACGGAGAAAGTGTGCACGATGCATCTGTCATTAGCCCGCTCGCCGCTACACaatgaaaacctgcagcagatAATTGCGTTAGTCATTAAAAAGCAGACATTGGCGCAGGAGAAGTGGAGCAGCGCGGATTTGCCGCAGCTGACGACAGATTGCTTACGTTTAATCCCTTTTTCCGGGCAGCATCATTTTGATCTGTTCATTCTGGAAGCTGCagatttctgctgctgctgctgctgctcacagctgctgctgcatggagGAGCGAGCCCCGGGTCCTAGTGcccgttcctcctcctcctccacctcctcctcctcctcctcctgtgggtctgtgtgcagctgcagcatcactgaGACTCATTCATTTATCACCTGCAGGAAATGACTGATATCATGTGTTGCAGTGACAGATTTCATCCATGACACAcaggaaaaatgttttaatggtgCAAAGTTTGGGACAAACAAAGGAGTAATGATGGACAttgtgaaaaatgcaaaaagtaATAGTGACAAGAACAGCTGCAAAAGCTAAAAGGCTCAacgcagtgtgtgtctgtgtgtatatatgtatgaatGCACGAGTTTAATTGTAAAATATAGTGAAGTTGAAGGTAAGATAATAAGGTAAGGCAAGGCAAGATCATTTAAGGTAAGATAAATTAAGGTAAGATCATTTAAGATAGGCTAATAGTGTAAGACAAGTAAAGGTAAGATAAGAGAAGATAATAAGGTTAAATAAGGTATGGTAAGTTAATTTGAGATAAGATAAggcaaaaataataaagcaaGACAAGGTAAGGTAAGATAAGAGAAGAAATGCCGCATTCCTATACACAGAGCTCGGAATTACCGACCCCCGAGTTGGAAGCTGCGACTGGAACGCACCCTCAAGTCGGactttcaatcaatcaatcaaattttatttgtatagctcatattcacaaatcacaagtTGTCTCACagatcttaacaaggtgcaacatcttCTGTTCTtgaccctcaacaagagtaaaactaccaaCAAACCCAGGACTCCTTTGTGTGAGGATCTCTCTCAcgggacggacagaagtgcagaagatgctgcgtgtaactgagaagatcaacaaaataacagtattcacaacattgattagaagaaccagtttgtggCTTCCTGTCACACTCAGAACTGATTTCAAATAGAAACTGTGAGGGCTCCACGACGATGGAAGAATCTGGGAATCAGACAAGCTGTTGTCCTCCTTCAAATCTCGTTTAAAGACTAAgttttgtaaaatgtcttttacCTAGAtttcttgtgtctttgtgtctgtcatttttctgtttcaatGTTTGTGGAGCACTTTGTAAACctgattttgaaaagtgctatataaataaagttgtattctttttattattattattataatttcccacatttgaaaaacacatctgGCTCCATCTGACAGATCAACCTGAGGTGTCCTGAACTCGACTCTCATTAGGACCCAGTGAAACTTCCCTCACGTCAAACCTCCAGTAACACATCCGTTCTTCTCAGGCCACATTGTTGCTTCCTGCGTCCTGCGTCTGtcagcacacatgcacacatgcacacatgcacacatgcacgagTATCATCACAGACAAAGCTTCCCCCTGCTGTTCTCACACTGATCAGGACTTTATACTGATTCCACTGATTCAGCTGCACAAGGACAAACACTGTGAGTCTCACACTGGGACCACAACACACTGCTCATGTTTACTGAGCTCATTCTGTCTGACAGCAGAGACCCACTGAGGCTGAAGGACACAACTGCAGGGACAACGTCTACAGAGACCGGGCTGCTGTCAGTGAGGCAACAGCGCCACCTAGCTCTGCAGTGAAAGTCACGGTGTGTAACCTGAGGAAAGTGACAGAGTGAAAGAGTTGAATGACaaaaattaatgtttttttttctgtttatagaACTaactttaaatcacttcttataAGATATCAGtttataaaaatacttttatgaaTCGGAGTACATACGTTTTATTACCTCATtattgtgttgttattattttaatgttttatctctgtgttaTTTTATTCCCTGACCTTACTTCCTTTGTCCTGAAACGTTTTAATCCAGTTTAAACCATTTAAAGTtctttgtaactgtgtttttaaagagctgtataaataaagtttattatttattaactaATACCTCCAGTCAATAGAGAGTCAAATGATTTTCTAGatatgtgaatatttaaaactaCTTTCATCCGTTCTTTCAGATGCAGTTTAGGTTCTTTAATAGAATATACTGggaaaaaacatacacaaattttcttttatcttttaaatctacaatcttcttgtgttttctctatGTAGAAATCTCAGTTCACCTCCAGCTTTAAAAAGAGAAGTGATTATACAACCAGGAGTAATAATCCCGCCTCTGACTCCCTCCACATTTCACACTGACTCTGTCCGGATGTTATTATAGGTGAGTGAAGTATAAATAGACCTGACGCGTCGCTGGCTGAGACCAAGCCCCTCTCCGCTTGCCCCTGTCaatcaaaaaaggaaaacaagatgGCAGGCTGCAGGAGCTGGGTCCTCTTCTTCACAGGCAAGTTTATGTCTACAATTATTCCACTTCATGAGATAACACAACACCGGCAGGCCTCCATCCGGCTGTGGTATCAGATCTGTTTTTTAAGTGTAAACATGATGTCAGCTGGGAAGTATCAAAGGCCCAACTGTTAAAACTCCAACatcaggggggggggtcttttaACTGTTTGAAGTCAAGTTAAACTTTGTGAACATTCAGATTCAtctctgtgctttttttctcttactCGTCCTCCCAGTTTGTGCCGTCAGTTTGTTTGGGGCCAGGGCAGAGATCAAATTCACCATTCCTGTTGGGAAGTTTTTCACACACGAGCTGATGAGAGAAACTTTCCAGAACGACTTTGAACCTTTGTCCAAACTCTACGGTGAGACCCTGAGTCATGAAGTTCACCCGTTCGACAAACTTAAACTGTGCAGTTTgttcttattgtgtgtgtttatttctctgctcctctctccctccctctctctctgtgtgtgtgtgtggtatgaaGCCGGGTACTTGTACGATGACCCCATGATTTTTAAGTGCAACAGGCAGCACTACCCCGACCTCCCGGAGTGGCTGCGCTTCACCCAGAGGCATCCCTACGATAACGGCTTCCTGTACGGCACGCCAACGTCTCCGGGGAAAAGCATAATCGAGGTATGATGTCAACTAAGAGGTGCACAACCAGGAAACATGTGATACTGTCATAAAGTAGTTACTGTAATAAACTATGTAGAAAAAtgtacaatacattttaaaatatgtttactTCTGGTTTTCTTACTTCAGGTTCTTTATATTTGgttaaatttgtgttttctttatcaagtttatggttaaactgtatcattcatttctttgtcataagggtttaaTATAAGAAATTATTTTACTTCCCTTCAGTATCAGCATCTGTCCCTAAAAATCCTTACCTCAACCTCGACCTCTGACCTTATTTAAATTACATTCTGACatattgttttttcctgttcCTGCAATAAACGACTCAAACATAAGATTCTACTGCAGCTGAAATGAAGGAGAATCTGAAACATCAGTGGAAAACGTCAGGTTTCTTCTTCAAACCCTCAAAGACAAAGGCTTgaatttctctctgtttcattaATAATTCAGCAAGAAACTGATctttgaagaggaagaagagaaacacaaatttCTGAAGTGTCACTTTAGTCTCAAACAGAATTTATTACAACTTGAAAACCAGCACTGCTCCATTTACATGTAGCCCCAGTTTACAGCTGTTCACTAGAACTCGACCCTTTACCCTCTTCAGACCTCAGTTCATTTTCACTGACTTTACGTGATctaaagctttttaaactgtctTCATCACACATGCATGAGATTCTTTTGCAGCACAAAATCAAAGCCATAAATCTAACGTctcattttttttgtacaaagCTGTACAAGAAATGCAAAAATCTTTATCGTCACAGTCactaaaacaattattattgaACAGTCCAAGGTTGTACGAGACATTTTGTCTCTATTCCAACTCATTACGTTACTTGTTTTACGGTGTGAAGTTATGAATCATATAAAACCATCTATAAAACATAATCACAGAGGACTCCAGGGGGTAAAGGTTATAATAACTAATACAGAAATAgagaataaataacaataatagtaatgataattataaatattgctATGTAAAGCATCATTATATGAAAAGATTAAAtctgttgatttaaaaactgatttattattCTAATTAACTGTTATGTCTTTTCTGACAGATCTACGCCATCAACAAGCGGAACTATGAAACTACCAGACAAATACTCGTCATCAAAATCGTTGCAGGTATTTAAATCATATCATAGATGTATAATGAACTGTACTGGTGattatgaatgttttttatatatatatttgtatattctcATGTCTGGCTCAGAGAAGCTACTGCCTTATCAAGCTGAATTCTTCATCAAGCTGAGGGAGATTGAGAAGGTGCTGCCCTCTCCTGTCCAGGATGAGATACAGCAGGATCTGCAGAAGCTGTGGGACACTGAGGCCTTGGAGATCCTCAACATGACCAACGCTCTGGACCGAGGAGGCAGAGTTCCCCTCCCCCTCGCCGGACACTTCGAAGGGTAGACCCACAGATTCCTGCAGCCTCAGTGTGTGGACTGAAATGTGTGTTGGTTTAAAAACCCGcctctctgtgtcagtgtgtatgtgaagGTGGGGTCCGAACAGTATTTCTCAGACTGTCTCCTGAGGGCCCTGACCCCCGAGTACCAGAGGCAGTGCTCGTCGGGGGCCAAGGTCAAGATCCCTGGAGGCTGCAACTTCTGCAGCATTCCCAGCAACTGCATCAGCTGGTGCAAGATGGAGCTGGTGAGACAAACTCACATctgcacacaaatataaaactcaAGATTAGTTCAATGTCTTAAATGTCAGATGTGGAAAAGTTATATGCAAAAGTAATTATCtctaaatataattataataatataagatTTAAAGCAGTTAGTGACTTTTTAcacattcctcctctctcctccttcctctctcatctttctttctctctctcctcttcttcctcctcctctctccccctctctcctcctcctcctctgcagtttgATCTGACGAAGCAGGAGCcggctcctcctgctcccaccATCGGCTCCGGGATCCTGGAGGCCGCAGGGGACTTCATCCCTCCTGAGTCCCCCCCGAGCAGAGACTTTTTCCCGGACTACTTGGTGACGGTGATCGTTCCTCTGATCCTCGCCATCatcctgtgtctgctgctcgcCTACATCATGTACGGCCGAAGAGAGGGAGTGTATGTATCTGTATCTttaccctccccccccctcccactacagggagagacagaaatcaAATCTCTTCATTGATCCCAGTGAACTTAGAcatgttgttcttttgtttttaattcagtgaAAAGAGGAATGCAAGGACGAACCAGTGAGTACAACTagcttttcattgttttctgagTTTTTGCAGTGGTGgaatgtaactaagtacatttacttaagAACTGTTCATAAGTACAATTTTAAGGTACTTTGATTAAAGGGAAATATACTATTTACTCCACTAAATTGATGCGACCCCCGaaaaattatcaatattgaTAATGGCTGGATGGAATTATCTGAAAATGTGTTAGTTGTCAGAGTAGAAATATTCGAATATTGTTCAATTTTATGAAGTAGAGACACagtaaaacataacaaaaacaaagcaatacTCAGGCAAAGTACCTCAAAGCTGTAGTTAAGTACTTAAGTAAAAAGTACATGAGGTCATTTAGACTCTGACATGTGACGTTTTCAGTGATTctcatggtaaaaaaaaacatccaaaactTTCAGAATCACAGTTTGAGTCTCATATTAAACTAATACTGTATAATAAACTATATAAACTCACGTGAAGCCTTTAGAGAACACACCTCACAGTGGGTGATCCTCTGTTTGGTGCAGGATCCAGCTGTACCACCACCACACCATTCACGGCAACACCAACGAGCTGAGGAACATGTCGGGGAGCCGCGGCGTTTCTCCACCTCTGTCCACGCTGCCCATGTTCAACAGCCGCACCGGGGAGAGGGCCTCTCCGCCCCTGCAGTCCGACAGCCCCACCATCCCCCTCATCATGGCCCAGCAGTAAGACCCTCACCCACTGACTCACCCACTGACTCACCCACTTTGATTCCTTCTGTCACTTTTCCCTCAGAGACGTCGGCTGATTAActaacacacatttgtttttcctcccctgTCTGTATAGTGACCCTTACTGTGACACGCTGCCCAGGTAAACAGACTCATCGGACTTCCTCCTATTCTTCATTACTGATGAGTCAAAGAGTTtcgtttcttttcttttgcagaCAATAAGAAAAGGGACAGAGAACGTGTCGTTCATGCACCTGTTTGCTGCCACAGTTCTAGATTTTTGctgtgagaaatgtgttttttcttctttgcctcATTACAATAGATGAAGTGTGCAGTTTTCGTTATTCCACCCTGTTTGATtactaataaaaaaatatcaaaagcCTCATTTACTCAGTCATTGTTCCATCACTTGTAATCTGCCCTTTTTAGAAGATTAACATCCACACCCTCCATTGTACAGATGCCTCACACAGCTCCTTACTACAGGAGGAGTTTACACATTACACagtgtataaaaacacagaattactTCACCAGGCTCAATAGCACGTCTTTGAtagtaaaataatcaaatttacGTCCTACTTTTAATGTTTGGGAGACACAGGAAGTAACATGATAGAAGGCCGAAGACGCTCGTTAAGAGTTTGAGTCCAAAGTATTTAGCGACTGAGGAAGTTTACACGCTGCTCCACTGACGACCTGATGGGATTCAGGAGCTGTTGATTCTGAGGAGGTGTGGCAGACACTGTCAGCCTCAACttgcatttaaatgtatgtGAGTGgttctcccacagtccaaagacatgcagattggggctTAGGCTAATTGGTATAGATGATGAATGGATTTGTGTTAATCACAAGCCAAATAGCaaacggatgtgggccacttgAGGCAATGTAGTGGCCCTTCTGGTCTTCTTGTGGCCCAGACAAGATGGATGTGAGTTTAAAGTGGCCCACTTGCAAAAATAGCAAATTTGGctcaaaaacaccaaaacagATGTGGGTTGTTTTTGGTAAACATGCAGTGCTCTGGGCAAGGTGTCATCTGGCTGTGAACCTAAAGTGGGCCATGTGGTGAATATGGTCCAAATGGCACAAAACTAATTCGGGCCACCTCTGGCACCTCTGGTTGACCTGCGGTATTGCCTTAGCtcacttgtggcccagatctggtaaaacaggaagtgggatGTGGGCCAAACCAAGTGGTTCTCAATGAAGGGTCAGGACCCCTCCGATGAACAAGAGGTTgtaataagaaagaaaacacatctgtgaagattctctgCCTGAGAACTGAAGACGTGTCTCGGACGACTCCTGGAAACGAACGACACTCTTTACACCTCCTCAGTCTTTCCTCAGCCTCTTTTACATGTTCCACTTTCGCCGTGGGGTGAAGGTCAAAGGTTGAAAGTTAAAGGTTAAAAAccttcagtgcagcagcaggtttctGATCCTGTTTGGTTCAGTGTTGATTTAAAGTCGCTGTAGTTGCACTGGGAGTCCAGAAGAGGGCGCTGGTGTAGTTCCtctgttatttgtgtgttggagtttaacacacacatcttctctCCTGTTAAAGGTGAACATTTATTTCCATGCAAATTCATTTCCCTAGTTTATGTGACCAATGAACAATTTCAGCTGTAATTCGTTCCTTTTGTGAGTGTCGAGCGAAAATGAAAAAGCCTGATTGGATATTGGCCTCGTTTTCACTGCTGCTCATTAGAAACACATTCAGTGCAACTGCTGTGGAACAGTTGATTTCTACTTTACTTGCACCGTCTTCCCTTTGAAAGTGTAAAAATTGCAGCTTCAGTGAGGAGCACCGTGTTTTTTTACACCAAATCCTTAACacctgatttagttttttttttggttcagtTTCACAACAGTTGCCAAACAGGACAGTGAAAACTCCGCCACTGAGTAGACCACTTCACATGCTTTATTTCAGCAcccaaaataattaaaaacatctcGATTTATTATACATGTACAAAATAAGTACAGAATCTCTCTTTTAAACCATGAAAAGTGGGTCTGCTTCAAATTTCTTTTTTAAGAAACCCTTCGCGGAAAAAAAGACATcaacaaacaacataaacaacagGGTGGGATGATGTGTGCTGTTATTTCTTTTAGTGAagaggaggtttttttttttttttccacaggggcaaacagacagaaaagatCAACACTGAACACACGGGCAGGGAAATGAGATTTGAACCAGTCACTTGCTTCTGTTGTATCTACAGAGACATGATTTTTGCATGCGTAACATCTGCATCGACCTCTGTCGTCAAACCAACACTTAAGAAGAAAACAATTGCATTGCATAGACAACAAATCAATTTAGTAGCACCAAAGGTTCTGCAGGCATTAGTGGCAGAGATTACAGTATTGACGGCTTTTAGTTTCACCATCAAACACCAATAACTGGACCTCTTTGATTTAGTAATAGCACCTTTGAATGTTTTCTACTCCCTTGAATACTTGTTGTGTAAAATATACCCTTTTcgtttaagaaaaaaaaaaacacgggGGTGACTTCTTGTTATGAGGTAGCCATCTACACATTGTGATGAAGGTGAGCTTCTTTGTCTTTCGGGTGTTTCTCTTTCGTGAATTTAGAACAAGGAGACACTTCACactttttacaatttatttaacACCAGAAAAATGGTACATATCACTTGTTGTTTTCAATGTCCTTCCGCAGTGGTAGAAAATGGCAAAAGTCACCTGTGTTTCATTGCGtgtggatctttttttttttttctcaatctCCAGGGGGACATTTTACACaagtatatattatattcttGTTGCCAGTGGAAACAAACGATTCTTTTTAAAGTGTCCTTGTGGTTGGTTTCAGTTGGAGTAACACCGTCTTCAGTAGAGTGGTTTTAAGCATGTGGACCAATGGCAGCCGAATGAGTTTTGAATGCATAGAAAAAAGGATTTAGAGATGACCgctagaaaaaaaaacaacaatgtcatgtccatatttctttctttttttacaagaAGCAAACGGGGCCAACTTCGACGCCAAATTCCTGATCAGGGGCACCAACATCCATAGGAGCAATGTCAATGATGGGCAGGCGGGATGTTTTTGATGTCTTGTAGTCGATGACTGTCTTGCCCCAtgtgccagtgtgtgtctgtggagaggaagaggaggagagaaggttAGAAACAGCTCTGATTACCTGTGCACAAGTGCTACAAGGAGCGAAAATCTGGCTTCGAGGAACTCACCGTGCAGCCATCCTCGCTGACGCTGTATGTGAAGCGGCTGTTGCCCTCGGCTCTGATCTCGACGTCGTTGGAGCCCTGGAGGAGCAGAGCCTTCTTCAGGTTGCCGGTGGCGGCGTCCATGTAGGCGATGCTGTTCTTGCAGTGGTATGTGACGTTCTGAGAGGCCTGGTTGGACATCAGGCGCATGAAGGTCATCTGGATGCTGACATCCTCGGTATCAGCTCCATCGGTGCCATACTGgaactgcagagaggaggaaagagaggaaagcaTGAGTAACTATGAGGATGATTTCTGGAAAGTTTTtggactctttttttttccccctcgaCCTCCTCACCTGGTATCCACCGGTCATGGCCTCGCTGAACCAGAcgttcttcttctctctgatgttcttGCTGTTGTACCAGTTCTTCATGGGGACGGTGGACTCGCTGGGGTAGACGCAGGTCTCTCCGGTCTCCATGTTGCAGTGGACCTTGATGGCATCCAGAGGAGAGCCCTGGTTGGGATCGACCCAGAAAGAGCCTGTAACAGAGAGACATTAAACATTGTGAATCAGAGCTTATCCTCATGCTATACTTTATCTAAAGGTCCCTGCCATGCACTCACCGCTCTTCCACTCAGGGTGGCACATTCTCAGGTCACGGCACATGCGGGCGGGGCTCTTCTGGGTACCGTCGGGGCTGCGGATATTCTCGACCTTCTGAGTCAGGGTCTTGAGGGTGGTGTCAACCTCCATGTCGCGATCTTGCATCATTTTGGGGTCGTCAGCGCGGTATCCGCCTCCACGGAAGGGATCGGGGGCCTTCTCCTGAGATGGCTGGCTGATGAAGTCGAATCCGCCACCAGGAGAACCAGGGGGTCCGGCAGGTCCTGGAGGTCCGGGAGGACCCTGTTTGGAGGCACCAGGGGGTTTACAAGCTGCAGCTACTTTCAAAGtgtaacattttacaaatctgtggATATAATAAAGAGAGCGGCGCAACTTACAGAAGGTCCCATCTCTCCATTGCGACCACGAGGTCCAGGGGGTCCGATGGGTCCGGGCAGACCGTTCATGCCATCCTTACCAGGAGAACCATTAGATCCAGCAGGTCCCTATGGAGTAAAAGCAATATGATGAGcaagtgaagagaaaacatcaaTTGATAAAATCAAGCTGGTCATTTTTATATTGTCCTGATTGTCATGCACTATGTTTTATTAGTGGCCATGAGCTCtacacaaataaactttattattatttttattctgtgttgaAAGTAAAGTACCAGTAAAGTGAGAAATGTTGCACTAGTTGTACTTACTCTGGGTCCAGCGGGTCCAGAGGTACCAGCGGGTCCTCTCTCTCCACTAGTTCCCTACAACCAGATGAAGACATCGacatcaaatatttgtttctgaaatctccaaactttttttttggcTTCTGTGTAATTTTGGAAACAGTTACTTACAGCGGTACCGGGCAGACCTTGCATACCGGTGAATCCTCTGTGTCCCTTGTGGCCTCTATCTCCAGCATCACcagcctctcctctgtctcccttgGCACCAGCAGGGCCCTGAACAGAGACAACAGGAGGTCAAGGTGCCATCTCAGGCtctgcattatttaaaaaatgatgcCAATATGTGTAAATGATGCATATTGTGTAGAAATGAACGTACAGCAGGTCCACGGACACCAGCGGGGCCAGAAGGACCAGCAGGACCAGCGGCACcctggaggaaagagagagcgaTTGGGAAAGTTATCTTCTCAGTAAGGTTCCAAATGTACaatttcaaatttatttcaGTGGTGTCAAGTTGAACTTACAGACTCTCCACGGTCACCATTCTTGCCAGAGGGGCCGAAAGCTCCGGGAGCTCCAGGAGCACCAGGGGCTCCAGGGGATCCAGCATTACCAGACTCTCCACGGTCTCCCTACAGGGGGAGCAAACCTCCAGTCACACAATGCTAGGCGGCTTAAAGCTAACAGTAATGTTTATGCAGGACTCAAGCAGAAGCTTTTGTTTTCAGATATTATTTGGTAAAGattgaaagaggaagaggaaggttaCCTTGGGGCCAGCAACTCCATCGCGACCAGGGGCACCATCGTGACCGGCAGATCCCTGTGGAGGAGCAATCATCACAGGGTTCGATGGTCAGCAACCATTTGCTTGGTATCCGAGCTAACACAGTGCATCCTTAGCCAATAAATGAATAAGTGTTTTGTCTCTCCTGTCAGAGAACTCTATGTCTCTGATTCATTGTGATCGATATCGCGTACCTCACGACCAGCCTCTCCGCTAGCACCAGACAGTCCAGGGGGTCCAGAAGGTCCAGGGGGTCCACGCTCGCCATGGAGTCCAGAGGATCCCTGCTTACCAGGCTCACCCTGAAGAGACACAAGAGAGGTTAACACTCTGCATGTATGTGGACAGAAATAATGATGTGCTCAGGTGTGGTATAAAATTATGAGCTGAATATACCTGTGTGTGCAATACTGTGTTAATGcaaaagaaacaataaagatTCTAGCAATATTCTATGTTTTGCTGTAATTTAGCCCACAGACTATATAGGATGCACTTTAACCAGAGGGTACTCACAGAGGGTCCAGGGAGGCCAGAGAAACCACGCTCTCCACGCTGTCCAGGGAGACCAACCATACCACGACCACCAGCAATACCTTGGGGTCCGGGAATACCACTGGTACCCTGCACAAAGAGACACAGCGACCAGTGAGCAGgcacacaaatgaaaataccTTGACAGAACATCTAGTGCATAGTCACGGCCGC includes these proteins:
- the sgca gene encoding alpha-sarcoglycan isoform X1 → MAGCRSWVLFFTVCAVSLFGARAEIKFTIPVGKFFTHELMRETFQNDFEPLSKLYAGYLYDDPMIFKCNRQHYPDLPEWLRFTQRHPYDNGFLYGTPTSPGKSIIEIYAINKRNYETTRQILVIKIVAEKLLPYQAEFFIKLREIEKVLPSPVQDEIQQDLQKLWDTEALEILNMTNALDRGGRVPLPLAGHFEGVYVKVGSEQYFSDCLLRALTPEYQRQCSSGAKVKIPGGCNFCSIPSNCISWCKMELFDLTKQEPAPPAPTIGSGILEAAGDFIPPESPPSRDFFPDYLVTVIVPLILAIILCLLLAYIMYGRREGVEKRNARTNQIQLYHHHTIHGNTNELRNMSGSRGVSPPLSTLPMFNSRTGERASPPLQSDSPTIPLIMAQHDPYCDTLPRQ
- the sgca gene encoding alpha-sarcoglycan isoform X2 gives rise to the protein MAGCRSWVLFFTVCAVSLFGARAEIKFTIPVGKFFTHELMRETFQNDFEPLSKLYAGYLYDDPMIFKCNRQHYPDLPEWLRFTQRHPYDNGFLYGTPTSPGKSIIEIYAINKRNYETTRQILVIKIVAEKLLPYQAEFFIKLREIEKVLPSPVQDEIQQDLQKLWDTEALEILNMTNALDRGGRVPLPLAGHFEGVYVKVGSEQYFSDCLLRALTPEYQRQCSSGAKVKIPGGCNFCSIPSNCISWCKMELFDLTKQEPAPPAPTIGSGILEAAGDFIPPESPPSRDFFPDYLVTVIVPLILAIILCLLLAYIMYGRREGVEKRNARTNQIQLYHHHTIHGNTNELRNMSGSRGVSPPLSTLPMFNSRTGERASPPLQSDSPTIPLIMAQHDPYCDTLPR